The Solanum pennellii chromosome 11, SPENNV200 genome contains a region encoding:
- the LOC107004133 gene encoding chromatin-remodeling ATPase INO80-like — protein sequence MNNMKMLSTSNIPIVKPPKIRKLPGRPVKVRRKEADESRKTGKLSKRGAVMTCSKCGTQGHNKRGCPTRNQADPSQSTEPVSQARSTGPSQSSEPSSHTQATESGRGKGTGRATRGRATRGRASGRGVPAQSHENVTNTETVNGRGRGRGTGRGAGSGREMAQERNVNEGLSRGRGMTQHSQTSSEANYSRGGLGRGKRPVEHEDTSGGQTRPFKRPRMVGVGIYQAKDGFTTLNPGLPSRRVINTGTKVTKRADVVTGDIGYTPVRGFKWKGKTTITSSNLERMRAEKVIQTRSVAAANAANSQGQTTSSRKTSVPWK from the exons ATGAATAACATGAAAATGTTGTCAACCTCAAATATTCCAATTGTAAAGCCACCAAAGATCAGAAAGTTGCCTGGAAGACCAGTTAAGGTTAGAAGAAAGGAAGCAGATGAAAGCAGAAAAACTGGAAAGTTGAGCAAAAGAGGTGCTGTAATGACTTGTAGCAAATGTGGCACACAAGGACACAATAAAAGAGGATGTCCTACAAGAAACCAAGCTGATCCAAGTCAATCAACTGAACCAGTTTCTCAGGCAAGAAGTACTGGTCCAAGTCAGTCATCTGAACCATCTTCTCATACACAG GCTACTGAAAGTGGTAGAGGAAAAGGCACAGGAAGAGCAACAAGAGGAAGAGCAACAAGAGGAAGAGCAAGTGGCAGAGGTGTTCCAGCTCAATCACATGAAAATGTTACAAACACAGAG ACTGTAAATGGTAGAGGTAGAGGTAGAGGTACAGGTAGAGGAGCAGGATCAGGAAGAGAAATGGCTCAAGAAAGAAATGTGAATGAAGGACTAAGTAGAGGAAGAGGAATGACTCAACATAGTCAAACTAGTTCAGAAGCAAACTACAGTAGAGGAGGCCTAGGAAGAGGGAAGAGACCAGTAGAACATGAAGACACTAGTGGAGGACAAACAAGACCTTTTAAAAGGCCAAGAATGGTAGGTGTTGGCATATACCAAGCTAAAGATGGATTTACAACTCTCAAT CCTGGATTGCCAAGTAGAAGAGTCATCAATACTGGTACAAAAGTTACAAAGAGGGCTGATGTTGTCACTGGTGATATTGGCTACACACCAGTACGTGGATTCAAATGGAAGGGGAAGACAACTATTACAAGTAGCAACCTGGAAAGAATGAGGGCTGAAAAGGTTATCCAAACTAGGTCTGTAGCTGCTGCTAATGCTGCTAATAGCCAAGGCCAAACAACTTCAAGTAGAAAAACTTCTGTGCCATGGAAGTAG